In the bacterium genome, one interval contains:
- a CDS encoding CHASE domain-containing protein: MNFSIKAAVKTFFANIIVALIYFLLGKLGLTMASLHHNVSPIWPASGFAVASLIFLGPQSIPGIFIGAFFVNDTSLNSTLPALSIAVGNTLLAVAAVYIINIFKKFREYLGYFSIPLGTIVGGAIGASISAVGGVATLYLFKLLAKDNVSGVWLTWWVGDTLGVLLVTPFLIALLSYILKKKKISLILAAKLVTLTCLTAAGALFAYYYPQFKALIFLSFPIILLATLWLDNFGAYYVALLAASICTLATVLGAGPFNGLSLNNSFLFLELFLSAVALSALILPIFKKMGDLVLPATVLLVGWALSGILFYSLDQNRRLLDEAHQNSHIQQIETEVLERMATYEDALRSGISLFGASKSVEHDEWQNFVASSKLIERYPGVNGMGVVMNVFPSDLDSFIADTQADNAPTYNIHTVPGITNPPPADVHFLIKYIEPIETNSPALGLDLASETNRRTAAELARDLGELVMTDKIILIQDQNKQPGFLIFLPFYQKNTVLKTVEDRRANIVGWIYAPFVTKNFMSVIMGTEKEEMDVYLFEGHSTNPEHLLYNSSEISNIPSRFDSITSLNMAHKSFTLGWTRTPYFEAENIAPSAYVASFAAFLSLLLASLVVTLRSFEQRAVSIAKERTADLQERKVQLRNAYNQLQETQEQLLASQKMDAIGKLAGGIAHDFNNILNGILGYASILKNKFIDDTKTSAQLQIIITSAERGAKLTTELLGFARKGQYEKKVLDLNNCIEESFNLLTSTLPKNISFNFNFSKGSCCFEGDSNQIVQVFLNLGINARDAMPQGGALNIATQVINFNESDIKNLKLDLKPGSYVHCSFSDTGHGIPDQIKAKIFDPFFTTKEQGKGTGLGLSMVYGIIKNHDGDISVLSTPGQGTTFNLYFPKTNKTPDIEKTKTLTPEQLKEIKQNLSGKMLLAVDDEPITLAYIKEILEEAELKVITAANGEEALSILENKNNRIDLCVLDIVMPVMDGITLFNHLKQRKIETPIIFASGYAEDTAVAKIQKTDNVGFIQKPYNKVKLLETILKKLKK; encoded by the coding sequence TTGAATTTTTCTATAAAAGCTGCGGTAAAAACTTTTTTTGCAAATATTATTGTAGCGCTTATCTATTTTTTGCTGGGGAAACTAGGGCTCACCATGGCCAGTTTGCACCATAATGTATCACCCATTTGGCCAGCCAGCGGATTTGCTGTTGCTTCTCTCATATTTTTAGGACCTCAAAGTATCCCAGGCATTTTTATTGGGGCTTTTTTTGTAAACGACACATCTCTCAACTCCACCTTGCCTGCTCTTTCCATTGCCGTGGGCAATACTCTACTTGCTGTTGCCGCCGTTTACATCATCAACATCTTCAAAAAGTTTAGGGAATACTTAGGCTATTTTTCCATTCCACTCGGAACAATTGTGGGTGGTGCAATTGGCGCCTCCATAAGTGCGGTGGGAGGAGTTGCTACACTATACCTATTTAAACTTCTCGCGAAGGACAATGTTAGTGGTGTTTGGCTTACCTGGTGGGTTGGCGATACCCTTGGAGTTTTGCTTGTCACACCATTTTTAATTGCTCTTTTGTCTTATATTCTTAAAAAGAAAAAAATCTCTCTTATATTGGCAGCAAAATTAGTAACCCTTACTTGTTTAACCGCCGCAGGCGCTCTATTTGCCTATTATTATCCACAGTTTAAAGCTCTCATTTTTCTTTCCTTTCCTATTATCCTTCTTGCCACTCTATGGCTTGATAACTTTGGAGCTTATTATGTAGCTCTTCTTGCCGCCTCTATTTGTACCCTAGCCACCGTGCTGGGCGCAGGCCCCTTTAACGGACTTTCTTTAAATAACAGCTTTTTATTTTTAGAGTTATTTTTATCGGCTGTGGCCTTAAGCGCACTCATCTTGCCTATATTTAAAAAAATGGGAGACTTAGTACTACCCGCCACCGTTTTATTGGTGGGATGGGCTTTATCAGGTATTTTATTTTATTCTCTCGATCAAAATCGTCGTCTTCTAGACGAAGCCCATCAAAACTCTCACATCCAGCAAATTGAAACAGAAGTTTTAGAGCGTATGGCCACCTACGAAGACGCTTTGCGTTCGGGTATTAGCTTATTTGGAGCCTCTAAAAGTGTGGAGCATGACGAATGGCAAAACTTTGTAGCGTCTTCAAAATTAATAGAAAGATACCCGGGAGTAAATGGCATGGGGGTTGTGATGAATGTTTTTCCATCCGATCTCGATTCCTTTATTGCTGACACACAAGCCGATAATGCACCCACTTATAATATTCACACCGTACCCGGCATAACAAATCCTCCCCCGGCCGATGTCCATTTTCTTATAAAATATATCGAACCGATTGAAACAAATTCACCTGCCTTAGGCCTTGATTTAGCTTCCGAAACAAATCGCAGAACAGCAGCCGAGTTAGCTCGTGATTTGGGCGAGCTGGTCATGACTGATAAAATTATTTTGATTCAGGATCAAAATAAACAACCGGGGTTTCTCATTTTTTTACCCTTCTATCAAAAAAATACCGTTCTTAAAACTGTTGAAGACCGTCGCGCCAATATTGTGGGATGGATCTATGCTCCGTTTGTTACAAAAAATTTCATGAGTGTCATCATGGGCACAGAAAAAGAGGAAATGGACGTATACTTATTTGAAGGACACAGTACAAACCCCGAACATTTACTCTACAACTCCAGCGAAATTTCTAATATTCCATCAAGGTTTGATTCCATTACCAGCCTTAATATGGCTCATAAGTCGTTTACACTGGGATGGACACGCACTCCCTACTTTGAAGCTGAAAACATAGCCCCTTCAGCCTATGTAGCATCTTTTGCTGCCTTTCTATCACTCTTGCTAGCAAGCCTGGTTGTTACTCTCCGCTCATTTGAACAACGTGCTGTTAGCATTGCCAAAGAAAGAACTGCCGATTTACAAGAACGCAAAGTTCAATTGCGCAATGCTTATAACCAATTACAAGAAACCCAAGAGCAGCTTTTAGCCAGCCAAAAAATGGATGCTATCGGTAAATTGGCGGGAGGTATTGCTCACGATTTTAATAATATCTTAAACGGCATTTTAGGATATGCCTCTATTTTAAAAAATAAATTTATAGACGACACCAAAACAAGTGCACAATTACAAATTATTATTACCTCGGCCGAACGCGGCGCCAAACTTACCACCGAGCTATTAGGTTTTGCTCGAAAAGGTCAGTATGAAAAAAAGGTTCTCGATCTCAATAACTGCATTGAAGAATCATTTAATTTACTTACATCTACCCTTCCAAAAAATATCAGTTTTAATTTTAATTTTAGCAAAGGGTCCTGCTGCTTTGAAGGTGACTCTAATCAGATCGTTCAGGTATTTTTAAATTTAGGTATTAATGCACGCGATGCCATGCCCCAGGGAGGCGCTCTTAATATTGCCACACAAGTTATCAACTTTAACGAAAGTGACATCAAAAATTTAAAACTGGATCTTAAACCCGGCTCGTATGTTCACTGCTCGTTTTCAGATACCGGACATGGCATCCCCGACCAAATTAAAGCCAAAATATTTGACCCTTTCTTTACCACAAAAGAGCAAGGCAAAGGAACGGGCCTTGGGTTATCTATGGTTTATGGTATAATTAAAAATCACGATGGTGACATTTCTGTCTTATCAACGCCTGGACAAGGCACTACATTTAATCTGTATTTTCCAAAAACTAATAAAACTCCAGACATCGAAAAAACTAAAACATTAACACCAGAGCAATTGAAAGAAATTAAACAAAATCTATCCGGCAAAATGCTTTTAGCCGTTGATGACGAACCTATTACGCTCGCTTATATAAAAGAAATACTGGAAGAAGCAGAACTAAAAGTAATAACGGCTGCCAATGGAGAGGAAGCATTATCTATTTTAGAAAATAAAAATAACCGCATCGATTTATGTGTTTTAGACATTGTGATGCCTGTCATGGACGGCATAACCCTTTTCAACCATCTAAAACAGAGAAAAATCGAAACTCCTATTATTTTTGCGAGTGGATACGCCGAGGACACGGCCGTTGCTAAAATTCAAAAAACGGACAACGTAGGATTTATTCAAAAACCTTACAACAAGGTAAAATTGCTAGAAACCATACTAAAAAAATTAAAGAAATAA